From a region of the Corallococcus coralloides DSM 2259 genome:
- a CDS encoding carbohydrate ABC transporter permease, translating to MSQNAPQQPPSSAGAPTPVPTAQSNSAPDPSASGPAGRAGGYRGRVLVGLALALGVSLFLAHGLLKRANQERAAEREQRTATVALLGLADLVQRAGGTGDGVKDVVAGWPGVPGSSVRVIAFSGIRLEASTFPDDTGDKAAPRRLSREEKPLYDRGQRLRAAVETNREEGSARKAEVESELLDNGASRLLSAPVEVDGQVVGSVESLTPAVVKGETPSWTPVLLAFLLPLAACAAAVFALSRQGVRVAVAAALFLAGLGGYTVYSLRALDAELRETEGAVSAELRTRGEKAQALITANNLNPEPALKPGAWDADAMRRPLGKLTESGAPDEARLAAAGAQVRGNASKALGALGVVGLAVLLFIGLGALHRAVATAVEFRQAYAYILPAMVGMVVLVFFPFAYGITLSFTDANLYNSSQPLSELWVGFRNYVDILGDFSFAKTAADGSWVFNYLNFYYTLLFTIVWTVTNVTIGVTVGLLLALALNVPNLKMRPVYRVLLILPWAMPNYITALIWKGMFHQQFGVVNHVIRMFGGDGLAWFDSPLTSFFTALATNGWLSFPFMMVVSLGALQSIPGELYEAARVDGANRWQQFTAITLPALKPALVPAVILSVVWTFNMFNIIFLVTGGDPGGSTEILVTQAYKFAFERYRHGYAAAYSTVIFGILLLYSMVQNRVSRATEAA from the coding sequence GTGAGCCAGAACGCCCCCCAGCAGCCCCCTTCCTCGGCCGGCGCCCCCACGCCGGTCCCCACCGCCCAAAGCAATTCCGCGCCGGACCCTTCGGCTTCGGGACCTGCTGGCCGTGCGGGCGGCTACCGGGGGCGCGTGCTGGTGGGGCTCGCCCTGGCGCTGGGCGTGTCCCTGTTCCTGGCGCACGGCCTGCTCAAGCGCGCCAACCAGGAGCGCGCGGCGGAGCGCGAGCAGCGCACCGCCACCGTGGCCCTGCTGGGGCTGGCGGATCTGGTGCAGCGCGCGGGCGGCACGGGCGACGGCGTGAAGGACGTGGTGGCGGGTTGGCCGGGCGTGCCGGGCAGCTCCGTGCGCGTCATCGCCTTCAGCGGCATCCGGCTGGAGGCGTCCACCTTCCCGGATGACACCGGGGACAAGGCGGCGCCGCGCCGGCTGTCTCGCGAGGAGAAGCCGCTGTACGACCGCGGCCAGCGCCTGCGCGCCGCGGTGGAGACGAACCGCGAGGAGGGCAGCGCGCGCAAGGCGGAGGTGGAGTCGGAGCTGCTCGACAACGGCGCGAGCCGGCTGCTCTCCGCGCCCGTGGAGGTGGACGGGCAGGTGGTGGGCTCCGTGGAGTCCCTCACCCCGGCGGTGGTGAAGGGCGAGACGCCTTCCTGGACGCCGGTGCTGCTGGCGTTCCTCTTGCCGCTGGCGGCGTGCGCGGCGGCGGTGTTCGCGCTGTCGCGCCAGGGCGTGCGCGTGGCGGTGGCGGCGGCGCTGTTCCTGGCGGGCCTGGGTGGCTACACCGTCTATTCGCTGCGCGCGCTGGACGCGGAGCTGCGCGAGACGGAGGGCGCGGTCAGCGCGGAGCTGCGCACGCGCGGCGAGAAGGCCCAGGCGCTCATCACCGCCAACAACCTCAACCCAGAGCCCGCGCTGAAGCCCGGTGCGTGGGACGCGGACGCCATGCGCCGTCCGCTGGGCAAGCTGACGGAGTCCGGCGCCCCGGATGAGGCCAGGCTCGCGGCGGCGGGCGCGCAGGTGCGCGGCAACGCGAGCAAGGCGCTGGGCGCGCTGGGCGTGGTGGGGCTGGCGGTGCTGCTGTTCATCGGCCTGGGCGCGCTGCACCGGGCGGTGGCCACGGCGGTCGAGTTCCGGCAGGCCTACGCATACATCCTGCCCGCCATGGTGGGCATGGTGGTGCTGGTGTTCTTCCCCTTCGCCTACGGCATCACGCTGTCGTTCACGGACGCCAACCTCTACAACAGCAGCCAGCCGCTGTCGGAGTTGTGGGTGGGCTTCCGCAACTACGTGGACATCCTGGGCGACTTCAGCTTCGCGAAGACCGCGGCGGACGGTTCGTGGGTCTTCAACTACCTGAACTTCTATTACACGCTGCTCTTCACCATCGTGTGGACGGTCACGAACGTGACCATCGGCGTGACGGTGGGCCTGCTGCTCGCGCTGGCGCTCAACGTGCCCAATCTGAAGATGCGGCCGGTGTACCGCGTGCTGCTCATCCTGCCGTGGGCCATGCCCAACTACATCACCGCGCTCATCTGGAAGGGCATGTTCCACCAGCAGTTCGGCGTGGTGAACCACGTCATCCGGATGTTCGGTGGGGACGGCCTGGCGTGGTTCGACTCGCCGCTCACGTCGTTCTTCACGGCGCTGGCCACCAACGGCTGGCTGTCCTTCCCGTTCATGATGGTGGTGTCGCTGGGCGCGCTCCAGTCCATCCCCGGTGAGCTCTACGAAGCGGCGCGCGTGGACGGCGCCAACCGGTGGCAGCAGTTCACCGCCATCACGCTGCCCGCGCTGAAGCCCGCGCTGGTGCCGGCGGTCATCCTGTCGGTGGTGTGGACCTTCAACATGTTCAACATCATCTTCCTGGTGACGGGCGGCGACCCGGGCGGCTCCACCGAAATCCTGGTCACCCAGGCGTACAAGTTCGCCTTCGAGCGCTACCGCCACGGCTACGCGGCGGCGTACTCCACCGTCATCTTCGGCATCCTGCTGCTCTACAGCATGGTGCAGAACCGCGTGAGCCGCGCCACGGAGGCCGCGTAA
- a CDS encoding sugar ABC transporter permease, producing MALFSERREGIPHLPLHMVLVTFTLFTIYPILWVVSLAFSGKQSLAIATLPENPTFWDRLRAVTPWPETFSVSNFASVMADQPFAKWMLNSAIVAIGTTVLGVFMACTAAYAFSRFKFPGQRAGMMAFLVSQMFPGTLMLIPLYIILVQWLGLGSSRLGLIIVYATTSIPFSVWMLKGYFDTIPKDLEEAALMDGASPGRIFWSIILPLAKPAVAVTALFSFMTAWNEFILAATFMDQEAMYTAPVGLRFFVGGFSQQWGYFAAGSIIVSVPVVFLFLFLQKYLVSGLTAGGVKG from the coding sequence ATGGCGCTCTTCTCTGAACGTCGCGAGGGCATCCCCCACCTGCCGCTGCACATGGTGCTGGTGACCTTCACCCTCTTCACCATCTATCCCATCCTCTGGGTGGTGAGCCTGGCCTTCTCCGGCAAGCAGAGTCTGGCCATCGCCACGCTGCCGGAGAACCCCACCTTCTGGGACCGGCTGCGCGCGGTGACGCCGTGGCCGGAGACCTTCAGCGTCTCCAACTTCGCGTCGGTGATGGCGGATCAGCCGTTCGCGAAGTGGATGCTCAACAGCGCCATCGTGGCCATTGGCACCACGGTGCTGGGCGTCTTCATGGCGTGCACGGCGGCGTATGCCTTCAGCCGCTTCAAGTTCCCCGGCCAGCGCGCGGGCATGATGGCGTTCCTCGTGTCCCAGATGTTCCCGGGCACGCTGATGCTCATTCCGCTCTACATCATCCTGGTGCAGTGGCTGGGCCTGGGCAGCAGCCGGCTGGGCCTCATCATCGTGTACGCCACCACGTCCATCCCGTTCAGCGTGTGGATGCTCAAGGGCTACTTCGACACCATCCCCAAGGACCTGGAGGAGGCGGCGCTGATGGACGGCGCGTCGCCGGGGCGCATCTTCTGGAGCATCATCCTGCCGCTGGCGAAGCCCGCGGTGGCGGTGACGGCGCTGTTCAGCTTCATGACGGCGTGGAACGAGTTCATCCTCGCGGCGACGTTCATGGACCAGGAAGCCATGTACACGGCGCCGGTGGGCCTGCGCTTCTTCGTGGGCGGCTTCAGCCAGCAGTGGGGCTACTTCGCGGCCGGCTCCATCATCGTGTCCGTGCCCGTCGTGTTCCTCTTCCTCTTCCTGCAGAAGTACCTCGTCTCCGGGCTCACCGCCGGTGGCGTGAAGGGTTAG
- a CDS encoding glucodextranase DOMON-like domain-containing protein has translation MINPRIAVLTLAASLSAAPALAEKVQFKDPTGDDKGPGKYTYPTDPVYKPGSFDLTGFKLDQGGNKTDVEIQLKASLENPWKMADGFSVQEVFIFIDTDHKAGSGFTDSPPGLNVSFAPEDAWDKVIIISPQGSSRVRAEANNKAGAMKGAVVVPTKVRASGNKITATVMNSDLGAGDPSTWGYQVVMQSNEGFPADNDLLTRRVNEYEGQHRFGGGSDFNCDPHVIDVLAGQGKGDSSEIKAQYDMLAYECAGDGSATKKATLKMVSGPKRPAAQGGAAAAPAPAPEAAPAAPAPAPAPTPAAPAGTTVAPAPTTATPTK, from the coding sequence ATGATCAACCCCCGCATCGCAGTCCTCACCCTGGCCGCTTCCCTGTCCGCGGCGCCGGCCCTGGCCGAGAAGGTGCAGTTCAAGGACCCCACCGGCGACGACAAGGGTCCCGGCAAGTACACCTACCCGACGGACCCCGTGTACAAGCCGGGCTCGTTCGACCTGACCGGCTTCAAGCTGGACCAGGGCGGCAACAAGACGGACGTTGAAATCCAGCTGAAGGCGTCGCTGGAGAACCCCTGGAAGATGGCGGACGGCTTCTCCGTGCAGGAGGTCTTCATCTTCATCGACACGGACCACAAGGCCGGCAGCGGCTTCACCGACAGCCCCCCGGGCCTGAACGTCTCCTTCGCGCCGGAAGACGCGTGGGACAAGGTCATCATCATCTCGCCGCAGGGCTCGTCGCGCGTGCGCGCGGAGGCCAACAACAAGGCCGGCGCGATGAAGGGCGCCGTCGTGGTGCCCACCAAGGTGCGCGCCTCCGGCAACAAGATCACCGCCACGGTCATGAACTCCGACCTGGGCGCTGGTGACCCCTCCACCTGGGGCTACCAGGTCGTGATGCAGTCCAACGAGGGCTTCCCCGCGGACAACGACCTGCTCACCCGCCGCGTCAACGAGTACGAGGGCCAGCACCGCTTCGGCGGCGGCTCCGACTTCAACTGCGATCCGCACGTGATCGACGTGCTCGCGGGTCAGGGCAAGGGCGACAGCTCCGAAATCAAGGCTCAGTACGACATGCTCGCGTACGAGTGCGCGGGTGACGGTTCTGCCACGAAGAAGGCCACGCTGAAGATGGTCTCCGGCCCGAAGCGCCCGGCGGCGCAGGGTGGCGCGGCGGCCGCTCCGGCCCCGGCTCCCGAGGCGGCTCCGGCGGCTCCGGCCCCGGCTCCGGCGCCCACGCCGGCCGCTCCGGCTGGAACGACGGTCGCTCCGGCGCCGACGACGGCCACGCCGACGAAGTAG
- a CDS encoding glucodextranase DOMON-like domain-containing protein, translated as MFVRSRVSALLLASSLAACSGGKTREDALLFRLTDPVGDDHGDGELLYPRRNDLGRGDLDVVSVAAFADGEATRFEVTFAHPIARPSRAQSVDLEGATVAERARHGFYTFNVDLYVDQDRVPGSGRTDTLPGRGLTLAADSGWEKAVVLTPRPYEAREALRKTWRQAALDAYEKKTGGIGGKVEAELNAATEQELEARVFFPTIIQVSGRTVVFQVPDRFLGGHASADWGYGVAVTGATIERRVSLGGFFGGDTNANPRLMAMGIVPGEPPSADRFGGGRKGDPAQSPVVDLLVAPGITQEEVLGPTKPAWSAVVPSGKAVAAPEAGTVEDAGVPVDVPDAGTVVEDAGVVGPSSPAP; from the coding sequence ATGTTCGTGCGTTCCCGCGTGTCCGCGCTTCTGCTCGCCTCCTCCCTGGCCGCGTGTTCCGGCGGCAAGACGCGTGAGGACGCGCTGCTGTTCCGGCTGACGGATCCAGTAGGGGATGACCACGGTGACGGCGAGCTGCTGTATCCGCGCCGGAACGACCTGGGGCGGGGCGACCTGGACGTGGTGTCGGTGGCGGCGTTCGCGGACGGCGAGGCGACGCGGTTCGAGGTGACGTTCGCGCACCCCATCGCGAGGCCGTCGCGCGCGCAGTCGGTGGACCTGGAGGGGGCGACGGTCGCGGAGCGGGCCCGGCACGGCTTCTACACGTTCAACGTGGACCTGTACGTGGACCAGGACCGGGTGCCCGGCTCCGGGCGCACGGACACGCTGCCGGGGCGCGGGCTCACGCTGGCGGCGGATTCCGGGTGGGAGAAGGCGGTGGTGCTGACGCCGCGTCCCTATGAGGCGCGTGAGGCCCTGCGCAAGACCTGGCGGCAGGCGGCGCTGGATGCGTACGAGAAGAAGACCGGGGGGATTGGCGGCAAGGTGGAGGCGGAGCTGAACGCGGCCACGGAGCAGGAGCTGGAGGCGCGGGTGTTCTTCCCCACCATCATCCAGGTGAGCGGGCGCACGGTGGTGTTCCAGGTGCCGGACCGCTTCCTGGGGGGCCACGCGAGCGCGGACTGGGGCTACGGCGTGGCGGTGACGGGCGCGACCATCGAGCGGCGCGTGTCGCTGGGTGGGTTCTTTGGGGGCGACACGAACGCGAACCCGCGGCTGATGGCGATGGGCATCGTGCCCGGGGAGCCGCCGTCCGCCGACCGCTTCGGCGGTGGGCGCAAGGGAGACCCGGCGCAGTCTCCGGTGGTGGACCTGCTGGTGGCGCCGGGCATCACGCAGGAAGAGGTGCTGGGGCCCACGAAGCCGGCGTGGAGCGCGGTGGTGCCGTCGGGGAAGGCCGTGGCTGCTCCGGAGGCGGGCACGGTGGAGGACGCCGGTGTGCCCGTGGACGTGCCGGACGCGGGGACCGTGGTCGAGGACGCCGGGGTCGTGGGTCCTTCGTCGCCCGCCCCGTGA
- a CDS encoding AHH domain-containing protein — protein sequence MSSCRSWAVAVLLLLLGTGCSAARGVRLKTGQGAPVVHVPRAEVEPVELEEDAFTDAVRTLAEDAPVSPRPREGAYRLFAGTFSSKAYAHVRGRLGLVSVEEPARARLLVADDGRELASAYGRWCQRKQTPGDCLQLLEAGSTLDEDGRRSLAFAIALDSVWEETSEALVGMTDQRAVLTTIVATSTVYLALWLLPEPVSKGIAATMTVVLIAYLGIDTVWNLIQGWIELSEHARVARTFDELRDAGEEYGEVMGKNAARAFVMLALAAVGSTAETFAAKVATLPGSGQASLVAAEMGGFRLGAAAQVESAAVSSEGVVTLVLPQNAVAMSARDDKGPVATGVDAKGQEHHIASNKFWNATNRGGPWSPEFQKIFDKAGMSLDDAANKVSVPGHRGPHPEAYHRRVFTALRDATATCRTMQDCRASLTRALQRLASQIRQPGTDLNRWVTGLE from the coding sequence ATGTCCTCGTGCCGGAGCTGGGCGGTCGCGGTGCTGCTGTTGCTGCTGGGCACGGGGTGTTCAGCGGCGCGCGGCGTCCGGCTGAAGACGGGGCAGGGGGCTCCGGTCGTCCATGTGCCTCGGGCGGAGGTCGAGCCCGTGGAGTTGGAGGAGGACGCGTTCACGGACGCGGTGCGGACGCTGGCGGAGGATGCTCCGGTGTCCCCGCGTCCTCGTGAGGGCGCGTATCGGCTGTTCGCGGGCACGTTCTCCTCGAAGGCCTATGCCCATGTGCGTGGACGCTTGGGGTTGGTTTCCGTGGAGGAGCCTGCTCGTGCCCGGCTGCTGGTGGCGGATGACGGCCGGGAGCTGGCGAGCGCTTATGGGCGGTGGTGTCAGCGCAAGCAGACACCCGGAGACTGTCTTCAATTGCTGGAGGCGGGTTCCACACTGGATGAGGACGGGCGGCGTTCGCTGGCGTTCGCCATCGCGCTGGACTCGGTGTGGGAGGAGACGTCGGAAGCGCTGGTGGGGATGACGGATCAGCGCGCGGTGCTCACCACCATCGTCGCGACGAGCACCGTGTACCTGGCGCTGTGGTTGCTGCCCGAGCCTGTGTCGAAGGGCATCGCGGCGACGATGACGGTGGTGCTCATCGCCTACCTGGGCATCGACACGGTGTGGAACCTCATCCAGGGATGGATCGAGTTGTCCGAACACGCGCGTGTCGCCCGGACGTTCGATGAGCTTCGCGATGCGGGGGAGGAGTATGGGGAGGTGATGGGGAAGAACGCGGCGCGGGCGTTCGTGATGCTGGCGCTGGCGGCGGTGGGGAGCACGGCGGAGACGTTCGCGGCGAAGGTCGCCACGCTCCCGGGTTCAGGGCAGGCCTCGCTGGTTGCCGCGGAGATGGGGGGCTTCCGGCTGGGCGCGGCGGCGCAGGTGGAGTCCGCGGCCGTGTCCTCCGAGGGCGTGGTCACCCTGGTGCTGCCGCAGAACGCGGTGGCCATGTCCGCTCGGGATGACAAGGGGCCTGTCGCGACGGGTGTGGACGCAAAGGGGCAGGAGCACCACATTGCATCCAACAAGTTCTGGAACGCCACGAATCGCGGTGGCCCGTGGTCGCCCGAGTTCCAGAAGATCTTCGACAAGGCGGGAATGTCGCTCGATGACGCCGCGAACAAGGTGTCCGTGCCAGGGCATCGAGGCCCGCATCCAGAGGCGTACCACCGTCGGGTGTTCACAGCGTTGAGGGATGCGACGGCAACGTGTCGAACCATGCAAGACTGCCGCGCTTCGTTGACGAGAGCGCTGCAACGGCTTGCGAGCCAGATCCGGCAGCCGGGGACGGATCTGAATCGATGGGTTACCGGCTTGGAGTGA
- a CDS encoding imm11 family protein, giving the protein MGVSSMARNYFDLYARVAEGLWCLGHPLDAQRRELEDPWQFSMGEPAHFKGQIKLPLDVEGESRDFSHAAFGTPVVNAKLAALFQELAPHDVELIPVEVDGHAGPYFILNALRKFTCIDTEASAEVDYWTEEDGLPEKVGKLFSISGMRIDTSKVSDAKVFRPSEWKGSLLVSEDIKDAMERAGITGAVFEAVTGPPTFDPVRRAETKRRGELWNQARYARAAVWRGLGTMSDDFYIPPVVGGPWPGKSQNWIAVRRPEGSMLIVTDGLSDPYSDILDRPTAGFGLELAIETPEPLGEVWKSWPVHLLERVAYEVAEFEKLRVSLANGTLSMEVDGVGMPETLVTPEGRVAVLIGMETGSLPSRFTLPGGEVRLLTVKVLMPAELKWLLQQGKGAAAELIRRFTAAGETHLSRSWRQPVVS; this is encoded by the coding sequence ATGGGAGTGTCGTCCATGGCGAGGAACTACTTCGACCTCTACGCGCGCGTCGCGGAAGGACTCTGGTGCCTGGGGCATCCGCTCGACGCTCAGCGGCGAGAGCTTGAGGACCCCTGGCAATTCAGTATGGGCGAACCTGCCCACTTCAAGGGGCAGATCAAGCTTCCGCTGGACGTGGAGGGAGAATCCCGTGACTTCTCCCACGCGGCGTTCGGTACTCCGGTGGTCAATGCGAAGCTGGCCGCACTCTTCCAGGAGCTGGCTCCCCATGACGTGGAGTTGATTCCCGTCGAGGTCGACGGCCACGCCGGGCCGTACTTCATCCTCAATGCCCTCCGTAAGTTCACATGCATCGATACCGAGGCTTCCGCGGAGGTGGACTACTGGACCGAGGAGGATGGGCTTCCTGAAAAGGTTGGGAAGCTCTTCTCCATCTCGGGCATGCGTATCGACACGTCGAAGGTAAGCGACGCCAAGGTGTTCCGTCCGTCGGAGTGGAAGGGCTCGCTCCTCGTCTCCGAGGACATCAAGGACGCGATGGAGCGCGCGGGCATCACGGGTGCGGTGTTCGAAGCGGTCACGGGCCCACCGACTTTCGATCCAGTTCGCCGCGCGGAGACGAAGAGGCGTGGCGAGTTGTGGAACCAGGCTCGTTATGCCCGTGCGGCCGTGTGGCGTGGGCTCGGCACCATGTCCGACGACTTCTACATCCCTCCCGTCGTGGGCGGCCCGTGGCCCGGGAAGAGCCAGAACTGGATAGCCGTACGCCGCCCTGAAGGCAGCATGCTCATCGTCACCGACGGTCTGTCCGATCCCTACTCCGACATCCTGGACCGCCCCACCGCGGGCTTCGGGCTGGAGCTCGCCATCGAGACTCCGGAGCCGCTCGGGGAGGTGTGGAAGAGCTGGCCGGTGCACCTGCTCGAACGCGTCGCCTACGAGGTCGCCGAGTTCGAAAAGCTCCGTGTCTCCCTGGCCAACGGCACGCTGTCCATGGAGGTCGACGGCGTGGGCATGCCCGAAACCCTCGTCACTCCCGAGGGCCGGGTGGCCGTGCTCATCGGCATGGAGACGGGCTCGCTGCCCTCTCGCTTCACGCTTCCCGGGGGCGAGGTCCGGCTCCTCACCGTGAAGGTGCTGATGCCCGCGGAGCTGAAGTGGCTGCTCCAGCAGGGCAAGGGCGCGGCGGCGGAGCTCATCCGCCGCTTCACGGCCGCGGGAGAGACGCACCTCTCCCGCTCGTGGCGTCAGCCTGTCGTCAGCTAG
- a CDS encoding alpha-amylase family glycosyl hydrolase: protein MRPLRGLSLCSAALLSACAGSSPTPAPAPSAPGNITLAAPAGDAWYRGAVFYEVFVRSFQDSNGDGVGDLPGLISRLDYLNDGNPATTDDLGVDALWLMPVFASPSYHGYDVTDYERIQAAYGSLEDLQRLCDEAHRRGMRVILDFVINHTSASHPWFVDSASSAQSPKRDWYQWRANNPAWAQPWDIYSQTNTWHQQDSGWYYGVFWGGMPDLNMQTPAVREEIKRLATLWLQRGVDGFRLDAARYLIETGGGAGQADTPETHAFWKEFSAHVRSVKPDAVLVGENWSETPSVAKYYGSTATLPGGDELPLNFNFPMSTRVIEGINAGNGGGVAAKLLEMKNNYPAGVADAPFLTNHDMVRLATQFANDGAKLGLAASVLLTLPGAPFLYYGEEVGLGNGNANNDESKRTPMPWSAAAGGGFTTGSPWYAFSSGRETANVEAQRSNPRSLLSRYRSLIHARQGSEALRNGGLRLFTATTGVSRTLAFVRTLDDEQVLVVHNFSNSQESVGPFDVEATTAEPLFVDPGVTQLSGGTGAWKASIPARSTGIWRLR from the coding sequence ATGCGCCCCCTCCGCGGACTCTCCCTCTGCAGCGCGGCCCTGCTGTCGGCCTGCGCCGGTTCTTCGCCAACGCCCGCGCCGGCTCCGTCCGCGCCTGGAAACATCACGCTCGCGGCGCCCGCGGGAGACGCGTGGTACCGGGGCGCGGTGTTCTACGAGGTGTTCGTCCGCAGCTTTCAGGACTCCAACGGCGACGGAGTCGGAGACCTGCCGGGGCTTATCTCGCGGCTGGACTACCTGAACGACGGCAACCCGGCGACGACGGACGACCTGGGCGTGGACGCGCTGTGGTTGATGCCGGTGTTCGCGTCGCCCAGCTACCACGGCTACGACGTGACGGATTACGAGCGCATCCAGGCGGCGTACGGCTCGCTGGAGGACCTGCAGCGGCTGTGTGACGAGGCGCACCGCCGGGGCATGCGCGTCATCCTCGACTTCGTCATCAACCACACCAGCGCATCGCATCCATGGTTCGTGGACTCGGCGTCCTCGGCGCAGTCGCCGAAGCGGGACTGGTACCAGTGGCGCGCGAACAACCCGGCGTGGGCGCAGCCGTGGGACATCTACTCGCAGACCAACACGTGGCATCAGCAGGACAGCGGCTGGTACTACGGCGTCTTCTGGGGCGGCATGCCGGACCTGAACATGCAGACGCCCGCGGTGCGCGAGGAGATCAAGCGCCTGGCGACGCTGTGGCTCCAGCGCGGCGTGGACGGCTTCCGGCTGGATGCCGCGCGCTACCTCATCGAGACGGGCGGCGGCGCGGGACAGGCGGACACGCCGGAGACGCACGCCTTCTGGAAGGAGTTCTCCGCGCACGTGCGTTCGGTGAAGCCGGACGCGGTGCTGGTGGGCGAGAACTGGAGCGAGACGCCCTCGGTGGCGAAGTACTACGGCTCCACGGCGACGCTGCCGGGCGGGGACGAGCTGCCGCTCAACTTCAACTTCCCCATGTCCACGCGGGTGATTGAAGGCATCAACGCGGGCAACGGCGGGGGCGTGGCGGCGAAGTTGCTGGAGATGAAGAACAACTATCCGGCCGGCGTGGCGGATGCGCCCTTCCTCACCAACCACGACATGGTGCGGCTGGCGACGCAGTTCGCCAACGACGGGGCGAAGCTGGGGCTGGCGGCCTCGGTGTTGCTGACGCTGCCGGGTGCGCCGTTCCTCTACTACGGCGAAGAGGTGGGCCTGGGGAACGGCAACGCCAACAACGACGAGTCCAAGCGCACGCCGATGCCGTGGAGCGCCGCGGCGGGGGGAGGCTTCACCACGGGCTCGCCCTGGTACGCGTTCTCCAGCGGAAGGGAGACGGCGAACGTGGAGGCGCAGCGGAGCAACCCGAGGTCGCTGCTGTCGCGCTACCGCTCGCTCATCCACGCACGCCAGGGTTCGGAGGCGTTGCGAAACGGAGGCCTGCGGCTGTTCACGGCGACGACGGGAGTGTCGCGCACGCTCGCGTTCGTGAGGACGCTGGACGACGAGCAGGTGCTGGTGGTCCACAACTTCTCCAACTCGCAGGAGTCGGTGGGACCGTTCGACGTGGAGGCCACCACGGCGGAGCCGCTGTTCGTGGACCCCGGAGTGACGCAGCTCTCGGGTGGAACGGGAGCGTGGAAGGCCAGCATCCCGGCACGTTCCACGGGCATCTGGCGGCTGCGCTAG